The genomic DNA gtgaaattttctttagaaatatttgtttatcagAAACTTGGTTATTTCTACGAAATTGGCAGTATAAATTAAGGAGCAATTTGTATAGATGATAAATGACGATGCCTCACTATTATGTCTGTTGTAAACAACTTCAATGTTTTGGATTGATTATACATAACACTTTGTGtatttgagaaagagagagagagagaagattcatTGATTCGATAATACTCGCGTCTCTACGAACGTAACAAAGTACGGACGCGTGTTTACCTTGGCACACATTCATtatacgacgacgataacgacgacaacgacgacgtagAGATCTTCCACGCAGCATCTTCCACGTTCATCGCTTTACAAGTCTTTCTTCGTTAATGGTAACTTAGTACTTGCATTAAGTGGTTCAtgtaaattgtttttattaaactatCGTAAACATTTAAAACGagtgaaatatgaaaaaatatgtagaagTTTTTCATCTCTCGAACGATTAATCATTCTTGTaccattgtatatatacacatatacacacacacacacacatatatatatatataaattaaaatcgatgattataataattttactggAGACAGTTCGTAATACTCTTTACATGGAccattcaatatatatattacttcaaATGATAATGTTCTCTTTAAATGCGACGAATTATCACGTTAATTACACTTCACGCGAACACTCAGGAGTTTTTCAcaatgattaaaaatgaaatggaagTTCTTTCACTTTACTttcaagatattattaaattacattcgAATCGATCCAATTTGCTGTTAATCAAGAAAAATAGCTTTTCGATCTTCCAACTGTATCCTTTACAAATCTACACGATTAAATGTAGAGGTTTGTTAGTGAATTACctatttttttaactatctaatttttttccatttataaataattgtcttaatttattaataacaatctctaggataaattattttttatatacttaaataatttataaaataataacaatcgattttttcattgattatcatttaatcgataatcttTTATAACCATAATTTCATTTGTAGTAATTGATTGTTAACTTTACTAATATTTATTCCGATAATTTATGATGAtgtctttttataataatagacAGGAAGGAAGTGTTACTTATTAAGGTTAACGATCaaagatcaatcgatcgatatcacgTCACGATTTCCTTTGCCTTCTTAAAGACAACAACCCTATCTTTTTGACGTTCGTCTTTTAGTCGGCACCTTTCATGTCGCTCGCATGAACGCGTGCTAGGTGAGAACGTCTTCCTGCCTTGATTACAATCCATTGAGTACGCGATCCGCATGACAGTTTCGTTCATTCGAACGGATTCTTCTGAGTCTAGCATTGCCAAAGGTAGCCCCTTTGAGAAATATAAACATCCGTTTGATGTACAAGTAAAGAATATACTTTTAATCCTCATATAGacatataagtattatatatcctTTATGTTTTCAGTAAAGCAAAATCAATTGTCAGTTCAACATCACGAAAATATgcagataattttcttttggattCCTTCCTTGAAATTGGCTTTGAAATGCACTTGTAAATGGCGTAAGATAAACATTAATTATcctatttattaaaaattaatctatctttttaatattatattgtactcttaattatatttttcagctAAAAATGTACACAGaattattaagattataatgaacgattatataaataatttaggctgatatataattatttataaaaatattaattgttactCCTGGAGATAAGCAACACTTCAGACATCGTCGATAATATGGCTTGCGAGCGCCATCTATCggtaagtaattttttttatccctcaGAGTATGCAATATCGTGGTACACATTTGTAAACTGTTGTTGCATACTACGAGGGATAAAAAAAGTTGCATACTGATAGATGGCGTTCGCAAGCAATATTATCGACATTGCATGAAATATTGCATATTTTTAGGCgggataattaataatttgcatatataattataaaaactaattttaaataaacataactaattaagaaattaattaaaattaaatacagaATTTTTTGTGACATTAATACCGacttaattaaattgattatattaaaatttaatttttaaaaaagagttTCGTACACTTgcaattatataaaacgatgaaatataaaCTTCAGGTCTATGAGAAGGCAAACAAAGTGGACGGAATCAGGAGGAAAACGTCTGGCTTAGTGTCGACGACCTCGAATCGTTGAACATCCGTAAATATTTGCTCTCTGGAAAAAAGTTAAGTGAGTCTCACCGTTAATAATGGCGATGATAGTCTCAACCGAAAGGATGGAGTTGCCGAAGGACATCCCTCAGAAAAGATTCATCAACACGAATCTGATATCTTTGAAATgtctcttgttcttcttttttggaGGTATGCGTTCGACgtatcttttcaatttttttttatgaaggtCATTCGTGATCGAAACGATTtaagttataaaaatgaaattcatcatttatatgtaatttggATCAATTCTATTATATCTTACCAATGTGTTTCCGTTCCATTCTACCAATATTACTCAATTATATTAAcgtcaaaaaaataatgttgagGACATTTACGTTTACGATAGGATTGGGCAGTCTCTTCCCATTTCTTCCACTGCATATGCAAGAAATAGGATTGAGCATAGAAGAGATACGATTGATCTCGATGATCTCACCAGCTGTAGCAATTCTTGGACCGCTTGTAGCCGGTCCGATAGCAGATAAACTCGCTGGACatcaaggaaaaaatgaaaaatcatcaACTGGTCGATATTTGAGAGTAATGATAGCTATTTGTTGCGTCCTCTCAGCTCTCTTCTACGCAGCCTTGCTGCTTTTACCGTCAACTGACAAAATGGAGTCATCAATAATCATAGAAatgatcgatccatcgattgCAAACAGTCCAGGTTTAAAATTTAGTTGTGATGAAACTGGTGCGACTGTTCAGCAAGAGAGATGCAAGGAAAATATGGATTGTCATCGTTGGTCTGACGAGGACAAGATCGGTATATTGCTTTTAGAGAACTGTAATTATGCTTGCTATCCGATTGCGACGAAACGATGGCAATCATCGGAATCCGAGGAGGAATCTTCGTCTTATCGGACTGTCGAGTCAGAAATCGATGAAGAAGGTAGTGCTGATACGACCGTTACTCCTCTAGATATTGGAGTGAATTACGTTGTTCAGGTAAGATTAGCTATCGAGAGATCAAAATCTAGTTActtcctttttaattatagaacGAATCATAGAACGACGGAACCAAGttacttccttctttttttgattttccttttctatagTATATGGTACATTAtttagtattaataatttttgtaggATTTAGAAGGATCCGAAAGAACACGTAGATTTGCAATACCCGAGAATGAACCACCCCATCTTTGTTTCAAAGATGACGATAACGTGGTTTGTCACGTATATACAGAATACTCCGAAGACTTAGCTCTAAACGTCAGTCTAAAACAAGCTATAAATGCGGAAGATAGAGAAGCTTGGTGTGCGTATCCCGTTACAGAATATTTCAATTGTCGAATACCGCCTGAACTTGAGACGAGAATGGCAGAGTACAATCAAACTTGTACGATAGAATGCGATTTGAAGGATCCTTATGTAACTCCAGGTATACAAATACAAACATAAGGTTGTATCGtctatgaaaatatctttttgataACTTTAGGTAGCATATTAACTGAGAGTCAATGTTCACAACCGTCCGAGCTCGCTGAATTAACATTCTGGACCTATTTGGTAATTCGATCTATCGCTGATATTTTCCCAACAACTGCTATCGCCTTGGTCGATGCAGCAGTCGTGATAGCGACACAAGAGACTTCGTCAGGTCGTGGAGACGTTGGTCGACAATTAGTATTCGGTTCTCTTGGATTTTCTATATTTGGTTCACTCACTGGTTACCTCAGTACTCTTTTAGAAGGTGCAAgcacgatttattatttaccgaTCTTGATTCATGCTGGACTGATGCTTCTCGTAGCAATCGTTGCTTTAGCAGCAAATAGTATGCCACTTAGTCCACCCGAATGGTGGTGGCATACTAGAAGTGGAATGTTAGCCTTGCCTATGAGTGCTATTAAAAGATATGGTAGCGAGACCGCTGCTCTTGTCATTATCCTTATGGTTATGGGTACCTTCTGGAGTGCCATGGATAGTTATTTACCTCTGTGAGtgaaatttattctaatattattgatatttcttacgtttcaagaatgaaatttgaatatttatatatgatggatatttttattcatgaatattatatattttggaaattaataatgaaattgttgAGATCTATTTTGAAACGTAGGTATCTTCAAAGGCTAGGAGGTGACAGCTTATCCATCGGAGTTGCTATGACTGTAGGAGCAGTCCCggcttttctatttctttggaAATCTGAACATCTTGTTGATTATTATGGTCATAATAATTTACTCATCACTGCCtttatagtttatattattagGTAAGTAAGTgagtcttccttttttcttggagttcaattaaacgaatgattttcaaggattcttttattgttataaaattaattttttcttttttcctttcatttatttattctcgatTGTTCCCTTTAGATTTACTGGACTCAGTTTTGTCGGAGGACCATGGTGGTCCTTAATTTCCGAAGGTTTAGAAGTATTCACATTAAGTATTATGTGGGTAACCGCCATTCTTTATCTGAGACATCTCGTCCCTCGTCATTTAACAGTAACTGCTCAAGCTTTGCCTGTGATTGCTCATTTTTGTGTTGGTGAGTAGGAATACGATCTTCGAAAGGAAAGTTAAGAAAAGTTAGTTCGCTTTTCATTGGATGCTTTATTGATTTCCGATAGTCTTGACAAACTTTTTAATGATACTTcccaagaatattttttcttattatttgcAGAggtctctcatttcttttatttttattatgaatatctCGCCAAGAAATGAAaactttaagaaaataataactaagtaaacatttattacataacatttataataataaatatttatttagctatttctttattataattacataataacatatagaaaatgtaaattacatatataattatgtaggTCGATGTATTGGTGCCGTAATCGGGGCTTATATCAACATCG from Vespula pensylvanica isolate Volc-1 chromosome 13, ASM1446617v1, whole genome shotgun sequence includes the following:
- the LOC122633977 gene encoding uncharacterized protein LOC122633977 isoform X1 — translated: MAMIVSTERMELPKDIPQKRFINTNLISLKCLLFFFFGGLGSLFPFLPLHMQEIGLSIEEIRLISMISPAVAILGPLVAGPIADKLAGHQGKNEKSSTGRYLRVMIAICCVLSALFYAALLLLPSTDKMESSIIIEMIDPSIANSPGLKFSCDETGATVQQERCKENMDCHRWSDEDKIGILLLENCNYACYPIATKRWQSSESEEESSSYRTVESEIDEEGSADTTVTPLDIGVNYVVQDLEGSERTRRFAIPENEPPHLCFKDDDNVVCHVYTEYSEDLALNVSLKQAINAEDREAWCAYPVTEYFNCRIPPELETRMAEYNQTCTIECDLKDPYVTPGSILTESQCSQPSELAELTFWTYLVIRSIADIFPTTAIALVDAAVVIATQETSSGRGDVGRQLVFGSLGFSIFGSLTGYLSTLLEGASTIYYLPILIHAGLMLLVAIVALAANSMPLSPPEWWWHTRSGMLALPMSAIKRYGSETAALVIILMVMGTFWSAMDSYLPLYLQRLGGDSLSIGVAMTVGAVPAFLFLWKSEHLVDYYGHNNLLITAFIVYIIRFTGLSFVGGPWWSLISEGLEVFTLSIMWVTAILYLRHLVPRHLTVTAQALPVIAHFCVGRCIGAVIGAYINIENASTIDSLRFLFRCMAVAAAIVAALYFIVYHGLLKPRCHAQTVQGPKQPPSIVLAAINGNGNYTPLRVYHNGMGRKGQFRY
- the LOC122633977 gene encoding uncharacterized protein LOC122633977 isoform X2 codes for the protein MAMIVSTERMELPKDIPQKRFINTNLISLKCLLFFFFGGLGSLFPFLPLHMQEIGLSIEEIRLISMISPAVAILGPLVAGPIADKLAGHQGKNEKSSTGRYLRVMIAICCVLSALFYAALLLLPSTDKMESSIIIEMIDPSIANSPGLKFSCDETGATVQQERCKENMDCHRWSDEDKIGILLLENCNYACYPIATKRWQSSESEEESSSYRTVESEIDEEGSADTTVTPLDIGVNYVVQDLEGSERTRRFAIPENEPPHLCFKDDDNVVCHVYTEYSEDLALNVSLKQAINAEDREAWCAYPVTEYFNCRIPPELETRMAEYNQTCTIECDLKDPYVTPGSILTESQCSQPSELAELTFWTYLVIRSIADIFPTTAIALVDAAVVIATQETSSGRGDVGRQLVFGSLGFSIFGSLTGYLSTLLEGASTIYYLPILIHAGLMLLVAIVALAANSMPLSPPEWWWHTRSGMLALPMSAIKRYGSETAALVIILMVMGTFWSAMDSYLPLYLQRLGGDSLSIGVAMTVGAVPAFLFLWKSEHLVDYYGHNNLLITAFIVYIIRFTGLSFVGGPWWSLISEGLEVFTLSIMWVTAILYLRHLVPRHLTVTAQALPVIAHFCVGRCIGAVIGAYINIENASTIDSLRFLFRCMAVAAAIVAALYFIVYHGLLKPRCHAQTVQGPKQPPSIVLAINGNGNYTPLRVYHNGMGRKGQFRY